GAACGGATCGTACCTGGATGTGCTGCCGAGTGCCTCGGTACGGTACACCATTACGCCTTCCAGCGGCCTACGACTGGTATATGGACGCGGGCTATCGCGGCCTAACTTCTCAGACCTCGTCTCCTTTGCAACGGTGTCTCCAGGAGGAGTGCGAACCACATCGAGCATCGGCAATCCTAACCTGAAAGCCGAGCATGCAGACAACCTCGACCTGCTCTATGAGCAGAGCCTCAATCCAGTAGGCCTGTTGCAGGCCGGTGTCTTCTATAAGCGGCTGAGCGATCCGATCATTCCTTTGACCACGACGTTGCCGGACGGAACGATCCAGACACAGCCGCAGAACGCCGGCGATGCCTACGTCTATGGTTTTGAGATCGCCTTCCAGCAGCACTTCACGTACCTGCCGGGCATGCTGAGCGGGATAGGGCTTTCGGCCAACTACGGCTACACGTCTTCGCAGGTGACCTTTCCGAAGATGCTGTATCCGGATGGATCTCCGACGGGTGTGTCGCGGAACGATAAACCTTCCTTGCTGCGGCAGGCTCCGCATACATGGAACATCAGCCCGACATACGACAAGAGGAATCTTTCGATGCGGCTGGGCCTAAGCTACAACGCAGCGAATATCTTCTCGTACCAGTACAGCAACAGCAACGCCGGACCACTCGTGTTTACCGGAGGCGATCCGACAACGAATACGGGATACACAGCTTCAGGCGGAGGCTTGAAGGGACCGAACGGTGACACCTATCTCTACGCACATCTACAGGTAGATTTGCAGGGAACATACAAACTTGCGAAGGGTTTCTCGGTAGTAGGGTACGCACTAAACCTCAACAATGAGGTCTTTGGCTTTTACAACGGCAGTACGAACAATCCGATCCAACGTGAGTTTTACCGGCAAACGTTCGGGGGTGGATTGCGATGGTCACCAACACGAGAGCGGTAGGTTGATTCACGAAACAAAGCTCCGCATCCTTGCTGAGATACAAGGATGCGGAGCTTTTTACTCAGAAGCTGAACTTCAGAGCTGCCTGACCGATGCGTGGGTCGGCAGCTTTCTGTACGCGTCCAAAGTTAGGATCGTTGATGTTTCCATTGACCGATCCGTTGGGATAAAACTGCGCGTGATTGAAGACGTTGAACATCTCAAAGCGCGCTTCAATGGATCTGCTCTCTCCCAAGGCTGTGAGCTTGCGGAGAGCCATATCGTAGTTGTCCAGCCCCGGCCCATAGAACATCCTCCGTTTGGCGTTGCCCTGAGTGCCGAGCGCATTCGGAGTGAAGAGTGAAGTATTGAAATACTCGCGTCCGTTGCGGGGATTCCCGTTGAGACGAAGCGGTCCCGGCGTATAGTTCGGCATATCGATGCTGACCGAATTCACGCCGTTGTTCTGCACCTGCACCAGATAGTTATCCCCATTGCTGGCAAAGGTGACCGGAAGACCGGTGGCGAACCGGGTGATCCCGGAGAGCTGCCAACCCTTCACCCAGCGATTCTGATTTCGCAACAGCAACGCAAAGGGAAGATCGTAGTTGTAGCTGACGACAAAATTGTGCTTCAGGTCGAAAGCCGAAGGACTGTCCAGACGGTGATAGTCGTATGGATCGACCTGTTCCTGAATGCTCGATGCCTGATCGAAGGACTTGCTGTAGGTATAGCTGGCAAGCAACGACAGCGGACCGGTTGTGCGACGGAAGGTTACTTCCAGCGCGTTGTAGTTGGAGTTACCCATGTTCTCGTAGTAGGCATCCGTCCCGATCGTATTGGGGAACGGAGAACGCGTACCGTTGACGATGGTGCCGTCGGCGCGCGTATACACGCCGTTTTCGCCAAGTGGACCGCAGGTTGGAGTTCCGGGAGCGACATCCTGTGGCCTGCTGAGACTCATGCAGAGCGCAGGATTGCCGGGGTTCGCGCCGTGAACCGTAAGCAGATGCCGTCCGAGCGAACCGATGTATCCAGCGCTGAATACGGCGTTGGCTCCAATCTGGCGCTCAATGGTCAGGTTGTACTGCATCACATACGAGGTTTTGTTTTTGTACCAGACACTGCCTGCTCCGCTGATGGGCGTATAGCGCGACCAGTCGACGCTGTTGTCCGGATTGCTGACCGAGACGTTGTACGACGGCACATTCACCGGGAACTGCTGGATGTACTGTGTTCCGGTGAGCGCACCGATGAAGGGGGTCTCCATCACGGGCGACTCAGGGCTGGTGTAGGTGAGGCCGTAGGGAGGATTTCCGGTTGGATAAGCGACGGTCAGTCCCTGCGGCGAGGCGATGAAGCGACCGAAGCCTAACCGAACACTGGTCTTTCCAGGGCCGCCGGTAAGTTTCTCCACGAAGGAGTTCGAGGAGCCTGGAGACCAGGCGAGACCGAAGCGTGGTGAAAAATTGTTAAGCGGCGTTGGTGCGATCCCGGCAGGAATTTTAGAACCATCGGGAAGCACATCGCCCGGAACAAGATAGCCAAGCGGAGCGCCGGGGAAGGTCTGCGACTGCACTCCCTGCACAAACGTCGTGGTCTGGTGATACTTCTCGGCCCACGGCGTAACGTAGTCCCAACGCAGTCCATAGTTGATCGTCAGGTTCGGACGAATGCGGTAGCTGTCCTGCGCAAAGAGATCGCCGTCGGCTGCACTCTCATAGAAGTTGGGCGAAGACTGCTGAGAATAGAAGTCAGGCAGGCCGAGCAGGAAATCAGCGTAACCGTTGCCAGTGGTCTGCGAGCCTGTGCCGAAGAAGGAAAAGGTTCCATTCGCAACAAGGTTCGGCGCTTGCTTCACCTTGAACCAGATGTATCGCCCTCCAAACTTGACGGTGTGGTTTCTCACCGTCTTGGTGACGCTGTCGCTCAGGTCGTAGGTGCTGTTTACCTGTGCCAGATAGAACGGATTGGTTCCGACCGCGAAGGAGTTGAAGTACATCATCTCCACTCCGGCCTGCTGCGGGAAGCCCTGGATAATGCCCTGGCCTCCTGCCTGGATTCCCTGATCGGCGAGCGTGGTTCCTACACCCCCTTTCGGTGTACCGATCTTGTTATCGAGCCGCGTCCATCCAAAACGCACTTCGTTGACCAGAGTCGCACCGAAGGCATGAATATTGCTCAGCGCAACCGTCTGATCGACGCCACTGGACATCGCATCGAAGACCTGACCGTTGCCTGGAACCGTTGCTCCACCCAGTCCTGCAGGGTAAGGATTATCGAGGCTGTATTTGTCATTGAAGTAGTAGATGGACGAGGTCCCAAAACGCGCGGAATTGAAGTCCACTCTGCCCGAGGCCTTGTCGTCGTGAACCCAGTTCTTCTCCGATCCGGAAGAGAACTGATTGCTTCCGAGATTCGGCATGGGAATGTATTGAAGCATGCGTGTGGGAGCGGTCCCCCAGGCGCGCTGCGGAATGATGGCGTTGGGAAAGACGCATTGGCTGGTCGTCGTGCATCCCTTCATATAGAAGGGCTCGTTCTGCATTACGGTATAACCGAGGCGGCCGGACAGAGTCTTGGCGAGATACGCGCCGTTGACCGTTCCGGTGAGTGTGGCAGCAGAATCAGTAAAGTTACCACCACGATTCAACAACGAAGGCACACTGACAATTCCTGTTTCGATGCCCTGCGAAGTGCGCTGCCCCTGATAGTCGGCAAAGAAAAAGATCTTATCTTTGCGAAGCGGACCGCCGAAGGTTCCACCGTACTGGTTCTGATGAAAGGCCGAGCGCGCGGGAGAGAAGTATCCGCGCGCATCGAGGCTCGTGTTGCGAAAGAACTCAAATGCGGAGCCATGGAATTTGCTGGTGCCGGATTTGGTCACCACGTTGATGATGCCGCCGGTAAAGCTGCCGTACTCCGCATCGACATTGCTACTGAGGATGCGAAACTCTGCGATGGAATCGAGATTGGGAATGATGCCTGCCTGCTGGCCGATCGTCTCCTGCACGCTCACGCCATTGAGGAAGTAAGCATTGTCGGATTCGCGCTGGCCATGAATAGAAAATTGTCCCGTGTTCTCCTGCCCCGCAACCGGGACCGTGCCAAAGCCTCCGCCTGAGGTGGAGTTACCCGCTCCGCTTGTCGTAATAGGCGAAACACCCGCCTGCACCGCCAGCAGATCTGTATAGCTGCGCCCATTCAGGGGAATGTCGGTCACCTGTTTCGATTCGATGGTCTGCCCGAGTTGCGTATCCGTGGTTGCAACCTGCACGGCCGAAGCATCCACCATTACCGTGTCACTTGCACCGGAGACACGCAGACTGAAATCAATGGCCAACGCTGTGTTGACGTCGATCTTGATTGCTTCCCTTGTCTCACCTTGAAACCCGGAGGCTTCGGCGGTGATGTTGTAAATCCCAACGGGAAGTAAAGGGAAGGAATAAAGACCGTCCTGGCTGGTGACAGCGGACTGCTTCACTCCTGTCGCTTCATTCATGACTGTGACTGTCGTCCGTGGAATGACCGCGCCAGTAATGTCCTTTACCGTTCCTGAGATTCTTCCGGAGGTCTGGCCCATTGCCGAGCGGCTGGTAAACAGCATCAACAGTGCAGCCACCAGAAGAAATGCAACCGGATACAACACCGGTTTCAGTCCGTTACGCGGCTCGTGCGTGTGAAATCCTTCTTCTGCACGGCAATTTTCATTGCCGGCTCCCAAAATATTCTTTTGCTTTCGCAGCTTCATCTTCGTTCTCCTGAGACGTGTATCTGGGCACACGCCGGGCGTTGTAGCTGGACGAGCACTGTCGTCCGCCACTTTTCGGTTCATCAAGAGAGAGCGTGTCGCTCGCTCAATCGCTTACGTTCCCGCGATAAGTCGAGCCGATCTGGAGAAGAGAATCAGCGGATCATCGCGGAGGTCTTGGGCCTCCGGCGTTGCGGAGGCTCAATAGAAGAGGGATCTTCTTCCATCAGGCGCTCCTTTCCTTTTGTGATACGTGAAAATTGTCAGGCCGCGCAGAACCATGAATCCGGCTCCTGGCGAAGTGCTGAATCTTGACGCGAAGAATCGCTTTTAGCGGTCTCGATCCAGACAGCAGTCAACGTTGCATGTGAGCCAATGTGGGACGGTACCCAGACGCAACGAAGTGGCGTCTGCCGCGTGCGATGAATGTGGTACATGTTGAGCATGGTTTTCCTCCTGGGCGCGACAGATCGCAGGCAGCCGAATGCGAACCGACGCCGCGCCGTTTTTATTCATCGGTAGCAGGAGGAGAAAACTCCCGCTCGCCGGGTTCGTGTTGAACGATCCCATGCATGCGAGCGAGAAGGGCCGGAAACGGCTAGTCAGCGTTCAACAAAGCACAGGAAGGAATCGCCTCCAAGCAACTTGGAGGCTCTTGTTTGCCAGGGTTATCCATATATCCTTCTGTGGAGGGCTCTATACCCCATCTAGGTTTGTACCATACCCCCCCAGGGTAATCAAGCAAAAAGGAGAATCATGTCCCATAGCGAACGAGAGAAGGCAAAACTGCTGAACCGCGTAAGGAAAACGCGTGGCCAGTTGGATGCAGTAGAACGCGCTTTACAGGGGGATCAGGACTGCGGTGACGTCCTGATGTTGCTTGCCGCCGTTCGCGGAGCGGTAGGCTCCCTGATGGCCGAAGTGCTGGAAGATCACATCAAGTACCATCTCACCGATGCCTCGCAGGAAAGAATCGCCCCCGAACTGGCAGACGACCTGATCGACCTTGTACGCGCTTATGTAAAGTAAGCTCTGCCCTTCATGTAGAGCAGACTCAGTGCATTTCGATCAATCGCTTTTCTGCGATGACCTTCTGCTTCGCCGCGCCTGGCGACAGGCCAAGATAGCGCTTGAAGGCACGATTGAACGCGGCTTCCGATTCATACCCAAGAGAGCTGGCGACTTCGCCTACGGTAAGGTGTTGCTCCGCGAATCGTGTCAGCGCGACGTTCATTCGCCATCGCGTCAGGTAACGCATTGCCGGCTCGCCGACCAGTTCGGTAAAACGTGCCGCAAAGGCAGAGCGCGACATGGAGGCCAACGAGGCAAGAGACTCGAGTGTCCAGGGCAACGCCGGATTCCGATGAATCTGTGTGATGACTCGGCCAATCTGTGCGTCCTGCAGAGCGCCAAGCCAACCGGTCTGGGCAGAAGGATTGTGAGTGATCCAGAATCGGATCGCGTGGATCACGAGAATGTCGGCAAGACGTGTGATGATGGTCTCTCCACCAGGCCCCATCTCTCTGGCCTCGGCGGCGATCATGCGCAGTGTGCTTTGCATCCAGTCGGATTGAGGCGAAGCCCAGGTATCGACCGTAATGACCTTCGGCAAAAGCGCGATGAGTTGTTGCGCTGCGGGATCATCGAATTTGAACAAGCCGCAGATCATCGTGGTCCGTTCTCCGTCTCCACCGAGCCGTATCGTCTCGTAACGTTCGCTCACCGGATTGCGGTCAATCTCAAAGAGTTTTGCCGCAGATGTTCCGGGAGCGCTTCTTAGCACATGGCCTTGGCCATGAGGGACCAGAGCCAGATTGCCCGGCAGAAGACATTGGCTTGGCGCTCCTTCCAGGTCGAGAAGGCATTGCCCCGCTGTCACGACATGAAGCATGAGGCAGTTCTGGAGCGGAGGAATATCAAGACCCCAGGGCGCTCCGAACTCAGAGCGGGCATAAAATGTTCCGCTCATGCGAAGAAAGTGGAGGGCTTCTCCCACTGGATCTACGACCGCAGGTAGTTCAACTTTCATGCCTTTGATTATGAATCAAAATTAATTTCTTATCATCCGGATTTTATGGACGAATGAGCAATAAATTACGATTTATAGGCATTGTTAGTCCTAAATATTCGATCTATTTTGGATTTGAAGCAAGCCAAAGATTGCTTCTAAGAGGAGAAGAT
This portion of the Edaphobacter sp. 4G125 genome encodes:
- a CDS encoding AraC family transcriptional regulator, which gives rise to MKVELPAVVDPVGEALHFLRMSGTFYARSEFGAPWGLDIPPLQNCLMLHVVTAGQCLLDLEGAPSQCLLPGNLALVPHGQGHVLRSAPGTSAAKLFEIDRNPVSERYETIRLGGDGERTTMICGLFKFDDPAAQQLIALLPKVITVDTWASPQSDWMQSTLRMIAAEAREMGPGGETIITRLADILVIHAIRFWITHNPSAQTGWLGALQDAQIGRVITQIHRNPALPWTLESLASLASMSRSAFAARFTELVGEPAMRYLTRWRMNVALTRFAEQHLTVGEVASSLGYESEAAFNRAFKRYLGLSPGAAKQKVIAEKRLIEMH
- a CDS encoding metal/formaldehyde-sensitive transcriptional repressor; its protein translation is MSHSEREKAKLLNRVRKTRGQLDAVERALQGDQDCGDVLMLLAAVRGAVGSLMAEVLEDHIKYHLTDASQERIAPELADDLIDLVRAYVK
- a CDS encoding carboxypeptidase regulatory-like domain-containing protein produces the protein MKLRKQKNILGAGNENCRAEEGFHTHEPRNGLKPVLYPVAFLLVAALLMLFTSRSAMGQTSGRISGTVKDITGAVIPRTTVTVMNEATGVKQSAVTSQDGLYSFPLLPVGIYNITAEASGFQGETREAIKIDVNTALAIDFSLRVSGASDTVMVDASAVQVATTDTQLGQTIESKQVTDIPLNGRSYTDLLAVQAGVSPITTSGAGNSTSGGGFGTVPVAGQENTGQFSIHGQRESDNAYFLNGVSVQETIGQQAGIIPNLDSIAEFRILSSNVDAEYGSFTGGIINVVTKSGTSKFHGSAFEFFRNTSLDARGYFSPARSAFHQNQYGGTFGGPLRKDKIFFFADYQGQRTSQGIETGIVSVPSLLNRGGNFTDSAATLTGTVNGAYLAKTLSGRLGYTVMQNEPFYMKGCTTTSQCVFPNAIIPQRAWGTAPTRMLQYIPMPNLGSNQFSSGSEKNWVHDDKASGRVDFNSARFGTSSIYYFNDKYSLDNPYPAGLGGATVPGNGQVFDAMSSGVDQTVALSNIHAFGATLVNEVRFGWTRLDNKIGTPKGGVGTTLADQGIQAGGQGIIQGFPQQAGVEMMYFNSFAVGTNPFYLAQVNSTYDLSDSVTKTVRNHTVKFGGRYIWFKVKQAPNLVANGTFSFFGTGSQTTGNGYADFLLGLPDFYSQQSSPNFYESAADGDLFAQDSYRIRPNLTINYGLRWDYVTPWAEKYHQTTTFVQGVQSQTFPGAPLGYLVPGDVLPDGSKIPAGIAPTPLNNFSPRFGLAWSPGSSNSFVEKLTGGPGKTSVRLGFGRFIASPQGLTVAYPTGNPPYGLTYTSPESPVMETPFIGALTGTQYIQQFPVNVPSYNVSVSNPDNSVDWSRYTPISGAGSVWYKNKTSYVMQYNLTIERQIGANAVFSAGYIGSLGRHLLTVHGANPGNPALCMSLSRPQDVAPGTPTCGPLGENGVYTRADGTIVNGTRSPFPNTIGTDAYYENMGNSNYNALEVTFRRTTGPLSLLASYTYSKSFDQASSIQEQVDPYDYHRLDSPSAFDLKHNFVVSYNYDLPFALLLRNQNRWVKGWQLSGITRFATGLPVTFASNGDNYLVQVQNNGVNSVSIDMPNYTPGPLRLNGNPRNGREYFNTSLFTPNALGTQGNAKRRMFYGPGLDNYDMALRKLTALGESRSIEARFEMFNVFNHAQFYPNGSVNGNINDPNFGRVQKAADPRIGQAALKFSF